The Alosa alosa isolate M-15738 ecotype Scorff River chromosome 3, AALO_Geno_1.1, whole genome shotgun sequence nucleotide sequence AATACTAAGCATAACGTTATACGTCGTATGTCATGTAAATATATTGCACAAATGCATGATTAATGACATAACTTTAATAACACCAAAGTCTATAAACCATTCGCTATTTGAGCGTAGAAATCTACCCGGCATGTACACCAAATGTTTTAGTCTTCACCGATTATGGGCGTGGACAGAATGACGTACACAGAGTAGAGGGAGGTCAAAGTACCCCCAGCGATGAAAGTCGGTATCGCTGGTACAGTCGACAGGTGACTAGTGGGTGCGTGTACACGTGAAGTATTGAATTGGTTGGGAGGCCTGTGTGCTATGTAGACATGATTTGCATGGAGAACATTAACACTTGGTGGTGGTGGAAGAGACAGAAATTACACTGAATCATTCTGCATACACCCTCAGTAGTGTAACCATGTCTACCTTGCCTTATGTCGAACAGGTGCAGTCCGTCTTTGCCCCTAGAGCATTAAAGAGCCACTGACGTTGGCCACACTCATCCCATTGTAGTCGGCTTCATTCTCTCCCCCACTGACAGTACACGCATCCAAGCTGTTGTCGAGTTCTTTCTTTAAAACTGGTTCAGCAGTGCCACTGTCATACACCTAAAGTAGCCTAAGCCACCGGGGTTGTTTTTCTCCCCACAAATGAGCACATGGGGCATTTTACTTTagtaatgttttttaataccaTCTCTTTTTTAAAGAACAAACTTATGTACAAAAAGAAAATAGTAACAGAACAAAACAATGCTTTTAAGCACAAGCTGTgtgatgcatacacacaaataaaaacaagatGCAGTTTATGTAAAGTTAAACTAAGACGCACTATAATACAAATACATAAGGTATATTTCATGATAGGCATTACTCATCAATAACAAAAGATCAGACGATAatgaataacaaaaaaaaaggaaggaaagaaaaataaatgcaCATCAATGCATTAGGCCTCAATGGCTTCCTTATTTTTACTGTTAACATTTAGCTCTAAGCGCAAGTACAAAAAAAGGATAAGTTGCGTCCCTTTTGGTAAACATACAAGCTGACACATTTCTGTTAAACTACAGACTCCCTTCTTAAGAGGCACAGTTGCAGACTTTAAGCTTAAGGCAACTGATTCTGGACAGGCTGATAAGTGGATAATCCTTAAGGGCCAATGACACATTTAACATCCGTGGTAAAGGAGCATGGTGCTGTAGAGCATGTGGTCATAGTGTTCTTCAGCCTTCACAGAGGTGTGGTGGTCCATCTCACTGCCTCCATCCTCAATGTTTTCTGCCGTGTCCCCCAAGCCATGGTAGTTCCCGAAATGCAGCCCGTTGCCAATGTTACCGGTCTGGATGGGGTCACGCACGTTCCCTAAATGGCCTCCATGTCTGGTGTCGGCCATGAGGTCAACACAGTTACCAGGAAACCCATTTCTGTTCGCCTGGACGGTACTGAAGGGCTGAGGAACTGCCTGCAGACTTGAGCCATGGAGATCACCTGAAGTTGGAAAGGAGACCTCAGTCACATCCTGAACAACAAATAGGCAAGATGAAGCCACATAGCTGCCTGAAAATGGCTACATGGTGAAGATAATGAAAAATGCAAGTGCACATTTAATGGTAGGACTAACTGAACAGTGGTGCAACAGGGATGTTTTTAAGAGATTTGTCCAACAATCTCTTGTATACAAAAGCAATAAAATAGGCACCATCCACGATAGCCCAGTTCCCAGTCCCTCTTTAGTTAAAAGCATTTGACCAGACCAACTACATTTTGGTGCCACCCTGATTGCAAAATCAGAGTCAATAAAGCATTATATAAGGCTGAGTGAGACCTTTGAACAATTGTCTTGGTTGTAGTAGGTCACGTCCTGATTCAAACAGATCCCTTGACATACAAATGGGAGACTAGGCATACTGCCCTACTTCTTAAACGTCTGGCCAACATCCCATTACACCTTACATCACAATGGGGCACACTGACAGCCATGACCCAAACAATCTAATCAATCTCACTTGAACTTGAACGCCAAGTTTGGAACATTGTTACAATGAGTTGTAGAGCATCAAATTTACTTCTCTACAGTAAGGATCCACTCAGTGACATTTACTGTGCCATCATCAGAATGTTCAACACATTGTGAATTTGTTATTTTCATGCATGCATTGGAAAGTGTTCTTCACTATAAAAGTATTTGGGGCCCAGTAGGGGGCGCCAAGTACACAAACAAAAGTCAGTTGGTGAAGAGTCTGCTTGCTGTGGACTGTTCTATTAGTTTGTTACTAGTCATAATGAGTCAAAAGCAATAAATTAATTATTCACCACCATATGATCTCTCTCGCCCACTCTCTGCTTTAAGAGATTAGCATCAGATCCACACACAAGCATCCAAACAAGGCATTATGGTATTTCAAGACTGAACATTTAATGGAGTtcaacaaaaaatacaaatacgtTCAACTGTTTCAGTGTTCATCACCACGCTACACTCTACATCAGAGATGCAGTCATTAACATGGATAATCCTGTCTGTCTGGACGTTACTTCAGCGATCACCAGAAAAGACCGCCATTTCATTGGACCAGGAAGTTCAGGCTGAAACAAAGTATCTTCTTTTGATTAGCCTTAATGTCCAACATGTATTTTCTTCCCTTTAAAGCATTGTTACATAGGAAAAGGCATTTTTCTAAAGCATCAGTTTCACTACACCATTGTCTTTGAGTTGCCattacactttttaaaaataaactcATAACTTCCAAAATAATCACTTATTTTCCAACATCTGCACTTGACACCTAAAACAAGCTGAATATTAAACACAACAaagagttaaaaaaaataaaaacactacCCTCATATCGAAGGGCCCCATACATGTAGagattataaagaacgttttttttttttctttttttatcatttaacTCAAAGAACTGATAGAGAGAAAACTACCCTAACATAGTCCCACTCCGCTTCTAATGGAAAAGGATAGGCAGACAGAGGGTTAAACAGCACCTTGCCACAACCTAGGAGCGCACAGAGAAGCTGCACAGCGAAGGTTAATGTATGTCATACATTAATGTAGATATGCTTTGGCATAACAAGAATACAAAATTaattataacaaaataaaaaggaAACACATGAGACATGTCAAAGTTGGACTTTGCACCGCAAAATGCCCAACACCATCAAAGggataggtaggcctatttttttGCACAATTCTGGGGCAATAGTATTTCCTCGGGAGTTACCTCTTCTCAGGGAGATTGAACAATGCAGATGACAGAGGTCACATATTTAGCAGGAAGCTTGTAATCAGCATCGTTCGCCCAAAGGGCTTAACGACTTATGGTATCAGAGTTACAGTACCAGCTCTAAACACAGTACATGCATACAGTGGGCTTGACTTGCACAAGGACCATTGCTAATGTTATTGCATGTCTGAGCATGACATCCTAGAATGGACACCAGCGATGCATAAAAGTTCCAAATAACTTGAATGAGGAATGTATCTAATGAAATGGAATCTTGCATTTCACACTAGAACAATATTGATGCAACATACAAATAATGTGGATTTTGCAACAATGATCAGACAGGACAAGGAGATGACAATTCATATGATAATGTCTTCTGGAGGGGCATAAATGGTTTGGCCAGTTTTTCaactatatacacacaagcatgccTGTGTACTGACTGGAGGATGCGTTTTAGTTTTCATGAAAACAAAACGTATTCAAGTTTTACTACCATAACAAAATGCTAGCGCtaccacacacaggcagagttGTACAGACGTAGGGTGGTAGGAAGTAGGGAAGTCAGAGGGACAAGAGCCCACCAGAACGAGATGCTATATATGAACATCTCTCCATTCAACATGGGACGAGTAAGCCAAACCCACTCAACGCAACACCACACAGGTTACATTCAACATGGGACGAGTAAGCCAAACCCACTCAACGCAACACCACACAGGTCACATTGACCTCActggcgtttttttttttcctaacaCGCTCAAATCTGAAAACGACTTGGCCAGTGAGGGGGTGCCAGCCAGCCACTAAGGCCACTACAGGTAAGCGTAGGAGTTGGTGACACGGCACGGGATGTGCATGGAGGCCACTGTGATGATCTCCAGCTCCTTGGGAGCGGTGGGTGAGCCGTCCATGGGCACGGCCTCCAGCTCGGGCTCAACGCCCATGTGCGCCTCCGGCGGCCCGACGCAGCCATTGGACCCAAAGGAGAAGGATCCATTCCCACCTGTGGTCGGTGCCGCTGAGCAAGACTCCATGTGCATGGCTTCCATCAGGTCCTCTTGGGCACAGCCGTTCAGGGCCTTCATGGGGAACTGGagagctgtggatagtgtgagGGGGGTGCGGAGCACAGTTTATTACAACAGGATAAGGAAATATTGTCTGTAGAAGCAAGAAGGTTTTTTAGTAACCCTCTAAATTAAGAGTAATAAGCACTTGGGTAAGGAGGTTTAATTACTTTTGTGATTCACTGATATTTGATTTCATGAGGCCATTGAGCCAGGTGGTTTTCACACATCAAATGAACCACAGGGTAGAGGTCTAATAGTTGAGGGTTTAATTAAGTTTTTTTCAGATGTCAAAAAAAGATTTTCAGAAATGTAACAGCTCTACAGCTCTACCACTATAGCCTGTTTGTGCACATCTTTAGAAATGAACCCCTAACATTAAAGGTAGCACCCTGCAGTACCCCTGCAGTAACTGAGCTACCTGAACTCTCAAATCCAAAACCACTACATGCCTGCCAGACAAGCTCTGCATTTTCCAGGCTGTTCAGGAATTATGGAAGTAAAGTAACACGTATGAAATTCTGCAGTGCGCACAACATATAGCTGTAAGGCCAGGGGCAATGCATGTGGGTCAGTCTAACCGTGATGAATGCCGTATCCTGACTAGGCGTGATGGCTAATTTTTTTCTCAACTTTGAAAATATGATCATGTCTTGGCACCAAGCTGAGAGTGGGTAACCATAACACTCTAGATGTGTGGAGCTAAAGGATGAAGTTGGTCCTATTGATTTTGCCAGGCTGTAAATGATCAATCACATGCTTAGAGATGGAGGTTGCTGCAGTAAAATGAGTTATCTCTGGCTGTAGGAGAAAGACAGTTCCCAGAGAACATCTCTCTCCATTAGAGTATGGGAGCATTAGGGGACTGGCATTACGCCAGAGGATGCATCAACGCAAATGTTTTAGTTTCAGGTTTGTCGTCTATTTACAGCCTCAAAATACTAGGCAATTAAGCAATCGATAACTTACAAACTTCCATCTACGAAATCTCCTAAGGCATCCAAACTTTTATTTTGTTGTCCTTTGTTTAATCTCACAATTCAATGCAGAAACTGATAACCCATATCACACATGAATAAATGACTTAGCTACATCACTTATTCTTAGAAGGGGTGGAGCGAAAAATCCATAAAAGGCATGGATCTATATTATGATGCCATCATTAATGTGGGTGACGTATTGTGATTGTACCATCTACTGCATACTGTACCATCACTCTGATGCCCACCCCTTATCCTAAAATAATCAGTTTATAATATAATAACTTTATAAAATAATTAGTCTCCATAGTCTCCACAAAACCCAAGGACTTACTGTCAGTTCTGGCCTTCTTGATGTGATCCGGCTCCATGCTGTCCAGGGACCTCTTTCTGCTGGGCGCCCCCTTGAGGAAGCTGCGCAGCTGGGTGATGGCCTGGTCCCCGTTGGCGATGGAGCCGTTGGTGGAGGAGCCATTGGTCATGCAGTTGAGCTGCTGGTTCTGCGCATTGGCCAGCAGCTGTGCGCACTCCTGAAAGCCCTGGGCATGGGCCAGGTCGGCAGCAGTCAGCCCACTGGCGTTCCTTAAGCTGCACGTCAAGAAAGCTGCCTGTTAGTGGGCTTTACTCCTCAGCGAGTGTGGATTCACatccacacaaaacacacacacacacacacacacacacacacacacgtatacacgaacgcacacacacacacacaaacaaaatgaacaaaacacacacttacgcacacaaatacacagtcaAACCCTGTCTGCTACTACTTCAAACTGATTAGATGGCCATCTTCATTCAGAATATGAAGTGTGATCcgcaaaaataaaaatcatagaaattgAATTTAGAGTATGTAAAATCTCACATTTCTCATCAATCTGAAATTGTGAGACTAAAGTTGCAGTAGAACATGACAAAAAAATGCATTAGCACTTAAATATTGCCTGAATCAACCATAATAGCATAAACCCAAACCACATTCAGACACAACTTGTCAAGGCGAAACAAAAACGACCTACACTAACTGAAAAGCAACTGCACTGCGTCCTCAATGAAAAGTCAGAAGCCAATTTCATTTAGTGTGAAGAAAATGTCTTCGTTTTGGCCATAAGAAAAGAACAAGATGACTTCATCCTggaaagcagaatattgaacaGGCAAGCAGGAATGACAAATCAGCAGGTCTCCACAATGAATAATCAGCTTGTATAGAGCGAGAAAGGCCGTCTCTGAAAGAGGTTCTCTCAAAGTAGTATCTGGGTGATCCTCTTGAAGATGTACACAGAATAGGAGTCATGAAGCTGGATGATATGGTAGTCAAGATCCTTCAATGGCAATCAAAAAGGCAGCTCCATGAAGTCTGTTTCTGAGCAAGAAAACAAGGATCATAGGTTCTCTCTGTTCATGAAATGTGTAAAAGAAAACAGTCTTGATGGTTCCATCACAAACATGAAGAGCAGATGGGTTGATAAATACTGCAAAACAAATTGTTACCAAGGGGATCCACTTGATAGAACAGAAGGCTCAGGCCGACTCATGGCCTTGTGGATGTGGTATTTGGAGAACCTTTTGTTGGCAAGAGAAACTGCTGAATAGGAGGGAAATGTGATCCTCTCAGAAGGGACGGTGGCTGCAGGAATAGATGGAGGAAAAGATGGCACCTCTTTCTTTGAACGCCTCGGCTCTTCTCACCTACCTGGCCATGATCTCTCAGAGAACAATGCTGCATTTTTTCCATCTCATTTGGAGTAAAGCAGTTTAAAGCAGGGATGGCTTAGAAGCAGTCTCAAAATGTAAGTTTGAGAATAGCCAGCTATCAGCAACAAGCAGGACAAAAATATGGTAATGTTTCTCCTAAACCCCAATGATTAAACTCGCCACTCTTAGAATTAAGCATCCAATACAGGCAAAGTGCAGTAACAGCTATGTTTTTGTCATATTCTACCACAAGCCATAACTGTTGGTGTTCAGGTAATGCATGAATGAACAAACCACACAAGGTTGGGGCACAATGGCTTTGGAACTTACCCATGAAGTCTTAGAAGGTGAGTGGCAACTGTGATCCCCAATTTGTTATAATGACCAGACatttacactgatgatgctggTTGGAAAGGCATGAATGTCCCCCTGGATTGTGTGTTATGGTGCTTATGCACTCAAGCTTATGTAATAGAAAACCTTAACCATTTTACACTTAACAGTCAGATGAGTTATTTGAACTGCTTCATATATTTATCTTGGTGGTTTATGCTACTTTAGTATCTGAAGACAAGTGGTGGGGTTTCAAATCCAAATTTCCAATCAGCTAACAGAGGTCACATTATGGGCACTATGACAGAATTTTCCATGAATACGGGAGGTCATTTATTTATACACTGCTTCCTTCTAAGGGAAGTGGTGGAGGCTAGAATTCCCTGAAATACATCCAGCCCCTCtccttaaaataaataaataaataaataaataaataaataaatggactGCCTGGAAGCTTCTTTGGCAGAGTGTCAAAAATTCCCAGAAGCTGACTGCACAGGAGAAACAAGTTCAGTACTTGTTGTTCTATAGCTCTTCAGCATCATCAGATTCTGTTTCCGTGGCAAACGATTATTGCAGCACAAACAAACTGGTCTTTGTCACAGAGTGGTGCCTGCCTGTATCCACGTGTCTGAAAACtcaagccttttttttttgcttgtccATGCCAGGCGGACACACTTCCCCCTTGTGTGGACACTGGGGTGCCTTTCTATTCCTCACATTCCACTCCATGTGACTAGGAAGTATGTGGTACAAGTGAAAAAGACTGTATGGAGAACACGTGTCTTGGCATTGCATTTCATTTATGAGGTCTCTCCATGGAAAGATGAATGTAAACTAAGCTACACATGTAGGCAATTTAGAAATGCATCTATGCCTCTATTGTATATGTATACAACTTTACCTATGTGACATGAGTGCATAAAACAATTTAACCACAAACACAGGGAGATATTCATTTGATTTAGATTCTAAGTTTCCTGATTTAGTgactgttcattcattcatgaatTCCTGATGCATTGTTCCATTTGAAAACTCCTGTCTGTCTAAAGCACAGTACTCAAAACATTCAACCAAAATGAACATTTAGatgcacttaaaaaaaaaaaaaaaaaaaaaaaaataataatttatagattaaaatgtttttcatgAATCACTGTTGAACCAATGAATAAACATTCACATAAtcccctccccatcctcccTCAAAGGCTGTCCAAATCTAATAGGGAAAAAAATAATGCTTCAAAGTAATTCATACtgatttccccccaaaatgtgtGCCAAGTACGACAGTAATCAGGCAGGTCTCTGCAGTTGATTATGGTCTTTGGTGCCATTGCCTTGTTACGGAGTAGGTCACATAAAATAGTGTACACAAAGCAGAATACTATTCAGCCAGAAACAATACGGACTGTACAATATTGGACAGACTGCAGAGGCGCCCTCGCCCTAACTTAAAAGCAAGCCACCACTGATCAATACACAATCTATTATTGTACAATGTATTTATGGAAAGTCTACAAGCGAACAGTACATTACGATTTTGGCTGTAGGGACAAACGTTCCTATCCTTTCTTGCTAATGGAACTGTAAAGTCTTTTTTAACAGTATTAATTATACTTTCATATATTCAAAGCACCTTTTGTAACAGTAAAAATACACTTAATGCTGTGTGACCTACCTATAACAATACTATCAAAATCAAGAAGGTGACCAGTGCAACAACCCTTACACTGCTAACAAAATGGCAACACAAACTACAGCTAACCAACACAAGTTAGAAAATCTGGGAAATATGCACAGAAACCAATGGAACCAAGGAAAGTCTTACCCTTGCATTGTAACCACACTCTCATACAACTTCAACATTCACCCTGGGAGATATGGTTAAACTGTACTCCCCGACTTCAACTGACATATCACCACAAAGGTATTTAATTTAGGACATACATGTAGTGCACTATGTGCTTCTACACTATGACACCACACAGTTTTCATGGGTTGGAAAACTATGAAGATCAATTAACCAGCTTCACTAATGCAAGCAGCAATCCTGTGACTGAAAGAGCGCTCGTGACAAACTTGTGGACTTTTCCTGTGCTCACATAAACTGAAAGTTCCTGTACCATCCTACAGCCGGAAATCTGTGTATTGCTGATATAAGTAATATCTATGTATTGCTAATCTACATAATATCTATGTATCAAATTAGCTTTAATATTGATAGCCAGCATGTAATATTTCCTTCACCAGAACTTTAAATATCCTTTTGGGATTGTATAATAACATAGGTAAATTTGGAAGAATTTATAGCATATATCAGGTCCAAATAAATGGAGACTGAGCATATATTACGCAGCATTTTAATGAGCGTTTCCGGCAGCCTTTAAAATCTGAATGTCTAGACAATTTTTGTGGCAGACTTTCCACCAAACTCTTCTTAACCTTAGAAGCACAGAGGACTGTCTGGAGACCAGATTTAGCACACACAGCTAGAATAAACAGCAACAACCGTAACAACCTTTCTCTCACCCAAAAGCTGCAGCAAGGTTCAATGTAACCAGTCTGCCCACTGTATGCAATGCCATTCACAAAAACAAGTTGTGTTTCTACCCACTAGCCAACTCAATAGGTTCATGCTTTATGCACATTATTCACATGTCTCACAGGCAATAGTGGCACCAAAGAGCAAGAGAACATTTCTGAAGACACCCATCCTCTCCTTACTCGTGTCTGTAGTATCTTGCTTGCTGCATTCAAATGATAACCCGGTCTCCGCTTGTTTGTGATTAACAGGATAAAACTAACTACTTTTAGAAATCACCACCAATTCTAGGATTCACTTTGACATTccattttcaagtcatttgttaaaaaatatttgtagTATCTTCAATAAAGCTGGCTATTCACTTTACATAGATTAGCTTTCCTTCCAGTGCACAGTCTTGTGTAAATATACATTAAATTGTAAAATTAACAGAAAACAAGACCATGACTTTTATTTGCAGTCAAAGCTCAAAGACTATATACTTCTAATACTACTACTTCTTATACAAGGTTGTGCACTGGAATGGTAACACCAATGTTGAGCGTAACATATTTTGTTGTGTGATATGTGGGTGGGTTTTATGAAAGCCGTAACCCATTTAAACTCACCAATGAACTGGATAAAATTATATAAACCTAACCATGATTGGTAGGGCTTTGATAATTAGATTCAGgatatttttttaatgtcagCAAAATGCTGTTGAAAAGCGGCTGTCAATCTATAAAACCACTGTCTGAACTAAGGAACAGAGGAGCATTTTAAATGTGAAAAATGTGAAACATGTCCTCATCTTAACTGTGAGGACAACAACTTCGAATATGGTGGTTTACTGTGTTATCAGAGCATAGAACTGGGATAAGAACATACTGATGATTCTGCCATGTCAACTAAGCAAGTGATTTATATACAATGGCCTTTAATTAGCTGCCAACACAGTAAACCACCATTTTCATAGGACTAGGACATACTTTGATGATTTCTGCCATGTCAATTAAGCTAGTGATTTCTATGCGACAGCCTTTAATTAGTAGTTAACCTCACAGTAAATCACGACCTTCTGAACAATACAGAACTCTTCCCTCAGGGGCCCTTCCTTCCTAATCCTATGCCCCCCACTACCTCATTATTCCACTAAGATGGGCACAGTTGGAGTCACAATCGCATAACACGGAAGACAGGGGGTAGACAAAAGTGTGCTTTGTTGACCAGTACCCCCTAATCATCAGCCCCTTAAACATCAGCTCCCCAATCCCTCCCTTTCATTTCCCTCACTCATCTACAGCACATACAGTTCTCTCCTCGCGCTCATCTACTTCCTGTCCTTTATTTGCAGTGTGTCCTCGAAGCCCTCTTCCATCTGATGTAGAgcccaaatctgacagcagtcATTTTGCTTCTGTGAATTTGCCAACTTCTTAATGAGCTGTTGAGGGCATACCAGGCCACCACAACAaacaaaagaggagagaggagagctcaTGGCACTGTGCCAGTTACAATCctattttaaagaaaaatagAAGTAACTGCCACGGCAAATACTCTTATAAGactcatttttacattttagaaATGTTTACAAACTGCAGAGACACTGCCTTTATTACAACAGACAGATGTCACATGAAATGGCAGCTGTCTGTTACATAGTGTTAATGACAGAAATGGTATGACGTGATTCATATAAAATATGCCATTTGTTAGGAAGCGTTATTTTTGATTCCCCTTGCTGCAAAGCAGATTTGTTTGTCTTTGCTGCCCTCAGCACACATAAGACTAAATTCCTGCTGCTGATTCCTCCCTTCCTAATGGATCACCTGCAACACTGCTCAACACCATGCTTACAACTTCTGTGACTTACATAACATCGTCATTAGGCCTGACCTACACAACCTAGGGGTCCTATGATTAGTgtaaaaatgaaacaaataagttcaataaaataaatacaaaaggaataaataaaagttttagattttttttttatgggcaTAGTTAAGTAAAAGCATGCATTTCTAATAAACATGactataaaaaagtaaatcaaacTTTTAAAAAACTTTTCTACAAAAGCATCATTTCCTATCAGTAAAACCAATCACCGCAAGAAATACCTCAACAGATTGCCAGTGTGTAGAAACTGTAGGAAGCgatacagagacacactccTAATGCCACAACTGTGCGGTTTTCCAAGAAGGGAACTTGTGGCAGAGTCAGCAGATTCTATTTGGATTGCTCTCCCCCTTTTCTGGGATTACTTGaaaaaatcaagtcatttcGAATTCAATGGCTGCAAAACATGGTAGACGAGTagatttcttcttttttgttcttatttgttaacagttaacagagatttaaaatatatatgtatatagatGTATATCTGCAGAGGGTTTGGTCATCATGTCACTTTTCTTAAGGGCAAAGGTGACAGGTGATTAATTCAAAAGAACAGACCGTAGTTATCATGTCATAAAAGGTTAATACTGCAGGTGACATTtgatcataataataaaaaaaacaagtcaaACTTCTATGCAGCAATAGACAGTGGTTAAATATGGATTAAGGGACATAATGTGCATCTAAGAAGTCAAGACCTGCTCACCTCACCCTGGTATCTATTCTGGCATCTATGTAGAACCTGATACCCAGCAACAAACCCCTGTTCCAACTAGGGGCTCATGGGAAAGAGAATAaatatgtaaacaaacaaaaaaagaaaacaagtgttTTATAGTTACATCATTCAGACTAAGTAGAAGACTAGTAGTCTAATGTTTAGCATATTTTAGCTTAACTTTTGCAAGGTTTTTATTGTGAAAATTTGCTATATGCTTGTATAACATTCAAAACTGGATATTGCATACATAGGTCCTCTCACACGCCCAATGAGAAACGTATTTACCAAGAGAAGAAAGTGAAGGGGGGATGGAACAGGCCACTCAATTTGATGCCATTAAGAGAGTATGTAGCCTGAGTAGGGAGGATAATGCACATCATTCAATGCAGATAATGTCTGTAACATCTATCCATCTCAGTAatgcatcttttatttttattgactggCCCTAA carries:
- the ankrd10b gene encoding ankyrin repeat domain-containing protein 10b isoform X2, which translates into the protein MRRMSVGIESGFSSEEVLNIRFPLHRACRDGDVGALCSILQCTTNQADLAVEDSFYGWTPLHWAAHFGKLECVMRLVQVGCGVNLETSRFAQTPTHIAAFGGHPDCLLWLLQAGADINRQDYVGESPIHKAARAGSIDCINALLMRGAKADCFRVSSRFSLCQYWRSRVRGNSRRLRPGARLTAPSWNRGLLLGIRFYIDARIDTRVSLRNASGLTAADLAHAQGFQECAQLLANAQNQQLNCMTNGSSTNGSIANGDQAITQLRSFLKGAPSRKRSLDSMEPDHIKKARTDTLQFPMKALNGCAQEDLMEAMHMESCSAAPTTGGNGSFSFGSNGCVGPPEAHMGVEPELEAVPMDGSPTAPKELEIITVASMHIPCRVTNSYAYL
- the ankrd10b gene encoding ankyrin repeat domain-containing protein 10b isoform X3, which gives rise to MRRMSVGIESGFSSEEVLNIRFPLHRACRDGDVGALCSILQCTTNQADLAVEDSFYGWTPLHWAAHFGKLECVMRLVQVGCGVNLETSRFAQTPTHIAAFGGHPDCLLWLLQAGADINRQDYVGESPIHKAARAGSIDCINALLMRGAKADLRNASGLTAADLAHAQGFQECAQLLANAQNQQLNCMTNGSSTNGSIANGDQAITQLRSFLKGAPSRKRSLDSMEPDHIKKARTDTLQFPMKALNGCAQEDLMEAMHMESCSAAPTTGDLHGSSLQAVPQPFSTVQANRNGFPGNCVDLMADTRHGGHLGNVRDPIQTGNIGNGLHFGNYHGLGDTAENIEDGGSEMDHHTSVKAEEHYDHMLYSTMLLYHGC
- the ankrd10b gene encoding ankyrin repeat domain-containing protein 10b isoform X1 — translated: MRRMSVGIESGFSSEEVLNIRFPLHRACRDGDVGALCSILQCTTNQADLAVEDSFYGWTPLHWAAHFGKLECVMRLVQVGCGVNLETSRFAQTPTHIAAFGGHPDCLLWLLQAGADINRQDYVGESPIHKAARAGSIDCINALLMRGAKADCFRVSSRFSLCQYWRSRVRGNSRRLRPGARLTAPSWNRGLLLGIRFYIDARIDTRVSLRNASGLTAADLAHAQGFQECAQLLANAQNQQLNCMTNGSSTNGSIANGDQAITQLRSFLKGAPSRKRSLDSMEPDHIKKARTDTLQFPMKALNGCAQEDLMEAMHMESCSAAPTTGDLHGSSLQAVPQPFSTVQANRNGFPGNCVDLMADTRHGGHLGNVRDPIQTGNIGNGLHFGNYHGLGDTAENIEDGGSEMDHHTSVKAEEHYDHMLYSTMLLYHGC
- the ankrd10b gene encoding ankyrin repeat domain-containing protein 10b isoform X4, with protein sequence MRRMSVGIESGFSSEEVLNIRFPLHRACRDGDVGALCSILQCTTNQADLAVEDSFYGWTPLHWAAHFGKLECVMRLVQVGCGVNLETSRFAQTPTHIAAFGGHPDCLLWLLQAGADINRQDYVGESPIHKAARAGSIDCINALLMRGAKADLRNASGLTAADLAHAQGFQECAQLLANAQNQQLNCMTNGSSTNGSIANGDQAITQLRSFLKGAPSRKRSLDSMEPDHIKKARTDTLQFPMKALNGCAQEDLMEAMHMESCSAAPTTGGNGSFSFGSNGCVGPPEAHMGVEPELEAVPMDGSPTAPKELEIITVASMHIPCRVTNSYAYL